The genomic segment TGTGAAGAAGGGCACAGAGAATCATACCCAGAGGTTACTGAAAAGCTCCAAATGATACAGCAGAGACCGCAGAGACTCATAATTAACTCCAACCAACAATAAGGAGGGAGGCATATACCTTCTGGCAAAAGACTGACAATTCTCACAGCCTCCAGGTCCCTACCAATCAAAACAAGAGAACAAGCTAAAATTCCAAACTCATCCTTCTTCCCAACAGGGCGGACTTACTTAGGAGGTGCAGATCCATAGAAATCACACAACTACCCTGGCCAGACTTACCAAGTTTCTCACAGCTGCGAGGCTGCCAACAAGACTGGCACGTAGTAAGCTGTGGAAAAGCTAACAAGCAAATCTAAAGGCACCAAAtcctaagcattaaaaaaaaaaaaaaaaaaaaaacactaccaGTTCAATCTTATTACTTCTCCAAAGGCACAAAATATTCCATCTCAATTTATCTTGTCTTCAGTCTGTTCCTACAGggacaggaacaagacaagaatcactcccattttacagatggaaaaaaagaggaagcatgAAGAAGACAAAATTGGCCTACATTCCCCAGCTGATGTTGGAGTTGGAAGGGGAATCCAGATGTTCCTGTTGTTCTCTGTACAACATGCTGCCTCCTAATAGCAGTCAACCAACTGTTCATACACAAATACCTAGCTCTTCTCCAATTCATCAGAAAAAGCCCTTGGACCAAAAAATGTAATTCTCCAGTGCCCTGAACTAAGCTTCTTTGCAGAGCTCCAGCCCAATTTGCTCTGCAGCAGAAATCTGTATTGTGCTTAGCGTGAGGGTTGGTAACAGAGCAGCCAATGACCATTAAATTCTGCTTCCAAAGGCAAAAAACCGTATAATGTTATATGCCTTTTCCTCTTCCTAATCTATTAGACGTAGCAGCCAATTTCACGCCACACCTCATATTTGGCGTCTCTGGAATCTTAGACCAAGTCCTGGTCAATATGGAACAAAGACAAGACAAACCACAAGAAAATTAGCAGTCTATCCTATGTCATTACCCACAGCTTCAATCCTGCCCTCCCCCAACGTGATGAAAATTTCACCTATGCTGGTAAGTGGAGCATCGAATGCAGAGCCTACTACAAAAAAAGCTGTTCCGGCAGCCACGCATTTTTCGAGACCTGAGCTCCCAGCCTAAGTTCATTGGGAAGCAAATGCAGAAATACAGGTCTACCTGAGGAGGCAACACACATCAACCTACTGATTTCTTTAGGCAGTCTGGGTTTGGTCGGATCCCCAAGATGAGCCCCTGGCACAGCTGGTCAAAAAGGGCAGCGAAGTCAAAACTGACCCCACACTTTCCTCCTGGGGTACCCAAACTCCGGGGAAAGGAGAAGTCCATAGATGAGTGGTTCCCAGTCCAGGTCATACTTCGGGGTCAAGTGGGAAACTCTGCAGAAATTCAAAATTCTTGGGCCCTCAGACAGACTGATCTCTGCCCAAAGTTCTCCCATGTGATTCTGGTGCACAGTCAAGTTCTCAAATTTATGGGTCTACCCGTTCTTCAGCCTTGGGTTGTGGCTGCCCGTGTGTCTCAAGAATCCATCATATGAGCGGCACCAAAACCAATTCCTATCTTTGTAAGAACCCACTCAGCAGTGCAAACCACAATGGCAGTTACCACAAGTCTCACTTCTTGAGACAAAAGTTGAAAGCTTTCTAAACCCATATGCACACCCAACACTGGTTGCCACAGTGCTGTCCGTCCTtcagaaatgcagagaaaaaaaaaaaatcaacatctaAGTCTGGAATTTTCATCACTTGGCCTAGAACTCAGGCACCCATGTCTATACCTTACACTTAGAATACTCACATGGGCTTGAgagcaaactatttttttttttttttttttttttttttagcgtttatttatttttgagacagagagagacaaagcatgaacgggggagggtcagagagagggagacacagaatctgaaacaggctccaggctctgagctgttagcacagagcccgacgcggggctcgaactcacggaccacgagatcatgacctgggccgaagtcggccgcttaaccgactgagccacccaggcaccccgagagcaAACTATTTTCTATTCTCACAATGTGTCCGCACACAGGCTTGAGATACCAAGTACATCTAAGGGACCACccaggaaaacattaaaattttgagcagaggggcacctggctggcccagtagGAAAAGTGTGccgctcctgatctcagggtttgtgagttccagccacacgttggatgtagagataacttaaataaataaaactttaaataaaaaataaatttggaacaGAGATGCCCAAACAATTGCTGGCCTACAACTGCACAAGTGTGTCACATCATTTGTATGATTGAGTGTGAAAACAGTGGGGGTGCTGGTGCACGGAAAGAATACTAAGCAAGGTGGTTACAACACCAACTTTTTGCCCCAAAGATTTGCCCCAATCATTTCCAGCAACCTCCCTACCAAGAGTAATGGTAGACAGACACCTTGGAAAACTTTAAAATCcaggccagggtgggggtggggggctggtttCAAATCATCTCCCAACAGGAGAGATGCTAACCAGCTGAGGAGTGTCACCGGAGTGGACCCTTGGAGTGAAAGCTGTTCCCACAATTAGAGCTCTGACCTTATGGGCGAGGTCACCACCTTTAGCCCCAAGTCTCTGCCTCTTTACGAAAAGCATATCGTTAAGAATGGTCAGGATCTTGTTCGCAGAATGAAAGGGAAATGAAACAAGGAAGTTTGTCGGCCAGCGCCCCCAGCCAGTCTCACCTCCCCGCGTCCAGCTCCCGGCCCGAGGAGCCTCCCATGTCCGTCAGGCTCGCAGCTGAAGCAGCCAGCTCTCCAGAAGGCCTCTTGCcggccccatccccacctccGGAGCCGCCGTTGCAGCTCTTCGTGCGAAAGAGGCGACTGAGACGGATTTTGAGGGAGCCCTTCCGAGAAGGGCCCGCGAGTGGCCGGAGGGGCCCgggaggaggcgggggcgggggcggttgCTGCTGCTCCCCTCTACTGAAGCGCCCTGGGGGGACCAAGTCCTGCATCGGGAAGGGCACCGGGGGCAATTCAGGACCCGGGGGTTGCAGCAGAAGccggcctccccctcctcctccgcgGCCCGGGCTGCTGAGCTCCTCTTCTGAGCAGCTGTTCGTCTCCAGGCTCTCGGCCTCCGACTCCAAGCCCTCCAAGACCAGCAGCGCGTCGCTCGTTTCCGTGGGGTCCTCCCCGGCCTGCGGGGCGGCAGCAGGGGGCTGGGGCTGCGGAGGGGGCGGCTGCGGGGGGCACGGGCACGGGCAGCAACCCGCACCGACCGTCTTGACCCCCGGCCCCGCCGGCTGCCCGAGCCCCAGAGCCGCCAACTGCGCCTCCAGTCCAGCCGCCGGGCCCCAGGTCCGCTCGAGCGCCAACCCCGGCGGCAGGGCCTTGGGGTCCAGGGCACAGCGGTGCCGGGGACACAGCAGTTCTGAGGGTCCCGGCTCTGGGGCCGCCTCCGCGTCCTCCTCCTCCGGCGGCCGACCCACGTTGCGGAACACCATCAGCTGCGGCGGCCGGGAGCCCCGCGGACCGGGCCGCGCGAGGAAGGGTGGCGGCGGGGGGCCATGgcccgggggcggcggcggcgggcctGGCTCGGGGGCCGCCTCTCCATAGCCGAGCAGGCGGCTCAGGACGCGGTACGaagcggccgccgccgccgcctcgccaTCCCGGAGCTCGGCCCCCTGCatcggggagagggagggagggcgggcggCTGGGAgccgggctggggtggggactAGGCCGGGCCCCGCCGGAGCCCCGCCCGCCGCGGCCCCCGGAGCGACAGCGCTAACGGCCGCCGCGGCCTCTGCCTCatagaggggggcggggggcgcgcggAGCCCAGCGCGAGCCCAGgccgcgcgccgccgccgccaccgccgccgccgccgaggaCCGCCCCCGGATGGCGTCACTTCCGGGAGGCTATgaccacgccccctcccccagggcgtGCTCGCGCCTGCCTCCACGGAGCGTGACGTGAAGTGCGGCCTGGGCCGCTATTGGCCGTGGGCTGCTTCTCGCCTGGCCGTTGGTCCCCTGCCCCGACCCTTGCTTTTTACTTCCCGGGCGCTGAGGCCAAAGCCGCCCCTCCCCGGTACGCTCGAGGGGCCCTGGAAAGCCGGGTTTAGCCCTGGCCGAGAGCCGCTGGCTTTGGGAGGACCTCTGATCTGGTCCCGCCTCTGCCGCTTGCGCTGTGTGGCCGTGGCCGAGTCATTTCTACACTGACTATCTGTATCCCTGCTGGCATCCAGTGAATATTGATGGAATGACACATGAATAATGTGTGTTCTAGAGCCAGTGGTGTGCTGATAAGTGTTCGACAGCCGACTCTCTGGAGGGAAGAGagcaatatatgcatatatatggtaCATAAATTTATTCCCAATTTCACTGATGTAAAGGATGTAGAGCAcacaatttacaaataataatagtacaATTGCAAATTCCATATAACTCGTTGATTCTCAAGAATCctttcattggggcgcctggctggctcagtccatagagcatacgacttttgatctcggggttgtgagccccgcgttgggtgtagacattacttaaaaataagaatctttttctttaggtttatttatttgatttttgaggggggggggaaatcCCAAAATCAGTGCTGTCGgtgtggagccctatgcagggctcgatctcacgaaccaggagatcataatctgagccaaaatcaggagttggatgcttaactgactgagccacccaagaaccccaaaaataaaaattaaaaaaaaaaaaagaatcctttcattgatttttggCAGTCTCTTGTATGGGTAGCCTGTGGTATGGAATTGCAGCATGAATGTTGGTTGATGTTCTCCTCAATGTCAGTGTAAGaggagagtgaaaaaaaataaagagggtcTTATTATGGGAGTGACTTGcttgctgaatcagaaaacagttttcaaatactgaaagaacatttcctcagtttctttgcTATTCACATTGTAATGGCTATAGGCATACGTAGcacattaaattaaaatctaaactGTTAACTTTTTCTCCATCACTTTCTTAAATCTAGATAATCGACACAACAATAAATCAAggccctgatttgtagcatttgctgatatccatggtgtaaatactcccaccatggctgatttcaatcTGCCGCACACATTGTTACTGAAGGAAAGAGACGAGTGGTAACATACCCTTTCGTAGCAGTTTCCTCATGCAGGTACAATAACAACTCCAAGAGCATAGGTAAGTAGTAATAGTAAAATTATTAGAAAGTGAtgagttttgaaattttattaccTTTGTCTTAAACCTCATTTAATTATAAGTGtgtacaatttcatttttaatagtgGCTGTGTTTAACAATTtggcttgcaaaattcctgaagTGTTAACAGTTGGCCTTCGCGGTCCTGGACAAGCCAGCTCCCCAACAGCTTTacgcctcagttttctcatctgcaaaatagggataAGGACCGCTGCTTCGCTTACTTGCAGGCCtgttgtgaagatcaaataagGTAAAGCTTGTTGAGGATACTGGACTGGAGGGGACGGAGAGGACTGGACAGGAGACTGCAGGCAGAGAGATCGGTTGGGAAACCATTGCAATCCCATGAGAGATGCTGAGGGAtgcaagagaggaggaggaaggatcaGCCAGCAGAACTTAGCAACTCTGCACCTCAGGGTGCATTGAGGTGAAGAAGATATGAGTCCTGGAGCCAGAGAgacctttttaaaatggaaatttgttggggcgcctggctggctctgttgctagagcatgcaactcttgatctctgggtcattaAGTTCGAATCCCACAGTGGGTGTGGActttacttaacaataaaattaaaagcgaAAAtagaggtgcacctgggtggttcagtcagtgaagtgcccagcttcggctcaggtcatgatctcacagttcatgagttcgagccccgcatcgggctctctgctgtcagcaacagagcccactttgaatcttctgtctccctctctctctgcccctccccctgtgcacactctctctcacaactatttaaaactaactaaataaataaaatggaaatttgtcCATAACCTGTGACTGTAACACTTTGTAGTTTCCCATCATTCTTAGGCTAAAGACAAAACTCCTTAAGGAGGCCTATGGGGTCCTGTGTGATCTgatccctgcttctctctggctTCATCTCCCACCAACAACCACCTTGGAGAAATCTCCCTGCTAGGTACTTCCTCCCCACCCAGCTCCAAAACCACTCCTTTGTTGCACTGACTTGCACACGTGTAATTTTTCATCTGTCTGTGGGGTTATTTGATTAAAATCTGCCTTCCCTACTAGGCTGTAAATTCTGTAAGGGCAGGGGCCAGGTTTGCTTTTGGCCCATTCATGGACTCTCCAGGGCCAAGGactgttcctggcacagagtgggaTGCTGGAACATAAGCAGGGAATGGTTGTTCAACCCCATGCCTTGCAAGGGGCTCCTGATACAAATTCATCTCTAATTCTGCACAACACAGTATCTTTCCTTGCCcatgaagaaacaggctcagagagttattcacccaaggtcacacagttcaAAAAGGTACAGTGGATTTCAAAACCACCCTCTCTCCTTCAGCTACCTCTCAGGTGTCACTCAGATTTctggagagaagaagagaagttgCTATAGGATCACAGAACACTTGAAGCCAAAGGAGATCACCCAAGGTCCTTGGCTGTCTCTGGCAAACCTTCCTGGCCCCGGAACAGGTTAGCCCATGAATGCAAGGTCTGTAGCTGTGCAGCGCCCTCTGCTGTCCAGCTACTCTCTTGGTTGGGGAGGGAAGCTATGTCCCCACCTGGTGTGTCCCCATCTGGGGTATCTCGGCTCTCCTCCAGAGCACACAGAAGCACAGGGAAACGCACAtaggctcttttctttttttttttttttttttagttttctttatttttagagagagagagagcgtgagcaggggaggggcggggggggggggttacggagagagagaatcccaagcgggctcagtactatcagcacaaagctccacgtggggcttgatcccacaaaccgtgaggtcatgacctgaggtgaaatcaagagtcggaggctgaAATGACTtcgccgcccaggcacccccacacagGCTCTTTCTAAGGTTGGGCGAGGAATACtgcctttctccatttccttaaaTGCCCGAGCAAAGGAAGTATATCTTTGTAGGAGCTGGATTTGCATTTGCTGAGCAAGTTTTGTGTCTACACCTCTCTTTCACTGAGGACTATCTAGGGGGTCCCTGAAGTGGTAGGACCCTAGTTTAAAAGGTTTGTGAATGGgtcgcccgggtggctcagtcagttgagcgtccgcctctcgatgtcagctcaggtcttgatctcagggttgtgagttcaagccccccacggggccccacactgggcatgaagcctacttaaaaacataagaaatgaaaataaaaactcagagaACTTAAACCAGTCCTGAGGTTCGCTTAGTCATTCAGCAATGGGCTGGGCTTCGGGGGTGTGGTGACCAGGCGATCaacactgcccctgcccctctggaGCTTCCCAGCTAGCTTGAGCCCTAATCACCCCCTTTCCTAGATGTATGACCAAGAGCAAATGATTTAGTACCTTTGAACCTGTGTCTCATTGGTAAAAATAGTTCCATAATAATCCCCCCGCCGCCGGGGCTGTTGTGGGGGTTACGTGAAAGCTTACACAGAAATGGTAAAACGCTACCCAAACGTTGGTTGTCATTATTATGAAAAGCCTCTTGGGGGGCAAAACCGATTATTATTATGTCTTTATACAGTGTGTCTGTTGCCCCTCCGCTAACAGTCACCAGTAAGACCAAGAACTTGGAATGGGTCGTTCTgcccttcatctctctctctcagcacatGGAATCAGAGAGGCCGCGGAGAGACTATGGATGTGTGATATAGGCCTGCCTCCACTCCCTGGCTTTGTGGCTTTGAGAAGCCACAACTTCACTGGCCTTCAGTTTTGGTTTTAGTTTCCTTCTCTATCCAAGGAAGTTCTGGGCTATAGGCACGTCCAGGTCTGACATCATAGCGGTTCTGCTGGGGGGTTGTCCTCAACCCCCCTCCTCGCCCTCCCCCCTGTTCCGTCCCCACTTAGGTTCCAAGGCAGAGTTGTGTGCAGGGCCTGCCTGTAAAGCTCTTCCCTGTGAAGGGAAGTTTTTTAGCAACCACCACCCATCCCTTCCTACATACTTCCGGTGCTCTGGGACATCAAAGGTTCAAGGGAGTGGGCAGAGCGAGAGGGGAAGAAGCCAAGAGACAGCATGTGTAAGTGAGGCCAGGtctctgggtgggtggggagcacGAGtggtggaagagggagggagaggaaggcaggagatTTGTTCTATGACAGCCTGCAAGAGTCCAGCGTAGGGAAGGATGTGAGGGGTAAGAAACCGGGGGGAGAGCAAGAGGGGTTAGGCACAGTTTtcatgaaggaagggaggagacaggACTTAGGATGACAAAATGAAAGGGGAAGAAGCAGAAGCAAAACGTTGTTTGCTCtcttctccctgtccccaccacacacacacacacacccattggCTGTGGTTGTTACCTCCGTGGTGCTGGAGAAGAAAGGCTCCCCCCAGTGTGGAGGTGAAGACTTCGTGGAGGCCCCTACTCTGTAACGAACAACCGTGCGCTCCTAGGGGAAGTCTTTACCTCTTTGGGCCTTGATTTACTCCTCAGGAAGGAGGCTTTATTAAGGTCTCTAAGGTTGAACAAGGTCGTGGTGGGTTTGATGGGGGGGCAGCGTGGAGAGTCAGAAGTCTGGGTTTAAggctcaacttttttttaagcttatttatttattttgagaaagaaagagggagaaagagagaatcccaagcagtctctgcactgtcagcacggagcccgatgaggggctcgaacccacgaaccgcgagatcgtgacctgagcctaaaccaagagtcggacgcttaaccgactgagcccacacaggcgcccctgagtcTCAACTTAAAGTGAGCATCTATGTGATCTTGGGtgagtctctgagcctcagtgtctgcatctgtgaaatggggatgaggaTATTGACCCTACTTACGTGCTTGTGGGGAAGATTCATTGAGATAACGTACATGAAAAACACTTAATAAACTGCCACCATTTGTACAAAGATTGACTGTAGTTATATTAGgctctcttccccaccctggcCACCCCCAATCTCAAATTCCAGTTCG from the Prionailurus viverrinus isolate Anna unplaced genomic scaffold, UM_Priviv_1.0 scaffold_35, whole genome shotgun sequence genome contains:
- the SOCS7 gene encoding suppressor of cytokine signaling 7 isoform X3, with translation MQGAELRDGEAAAAAASYRVLSRLLGYGEAAPEPGPPPPPPGHGPPPPPFLARPGPRGSRPPQLMVFRNVGRPPEEEDAEAAPEPGPSELLCPRHRCALDPKALPPGLALERTWGPAAGLEAQLAALGLGQPAGPGVKTVGAGCCPCPCPPQPPPPQPQPPAAAPQAGEDPTETSDALLVLEGLESEAESLETNSCSEEELSSPGRGGGGGGRLLLQPPGPELPPVPFPMQDLVPPGRFSRGEQQQPPPPPPPPGPLRPLAGPSRKGSLKIRLSRLFRTKSCNGGSGGGDGAGKRPSGELAASAASLTDMGGSSGRELDAGRKPRLTRTQSAFSPVSFSPLFTGETVSLVDVDISQRGLTSPHPPTPPPPPRRSLSLLDDISGTLPTSVLVAPMGSSLQSFPLPPPPPPHAPDAFPRIAPIRAAESLHSQPPQHLQCPLYRPDSSSFAASLRELEKCGWYWGPMNWEDAEMKLKGKPDGSFLVRDSSDPRYILSLSFRSQGITHHTRMEHYRGTFSLWCHPKFEDRCQSVVEFIKRAIMHSKNGKFLYFLRSRVPAQWSVIVTDPRSLFASQSGPFHSYKPNAYTTGQQSQRETMIGLTQNS
- the SOCS7 gene encoding suppressor of cytokine signaling 7 isoform X2; translation: MQGAELRDGEAAAAAASYRVLSRLLGYGEAAPEPGPPPPPPGHGPPPPPFLARPGPRGSRPPQLMVFRNVGRPPEEEDAEAAPEPGPSELLCPRHRCALDPKALPPGLALERTWGPAAGLEAQLAALGLGQPAGPGVKTVGAGCCPCPCPPQPPPPQPQPPAAAPQAGEDPTETSDALLVLEGLESEAESLETNSCSEEELSSPGRGGGGGGRLLLQPPGPELPPVPFPMQDLVPPGRFSRGEQQQPPPPPPPPGPLRPLAGPSRKGSLKIRLSRLFRTKSCNGGSGGGDGAGKRPSGELAASAASLTDMGGSSGRELDAGRKPRLTRTQSAFSPVSFSPLFTGETVSLVDVDISQRGLTSPHPPTPPPPPRRSLSLLDAFPRIAPIRAAESLHSQPPQHLQCPLYRPDSSSFAASLRELEKCGWYWGPMNWEDAEMKLKGKPDGSFLVRDSSDPRYILSLSFRSQGITHHTRMEHYRGTFSLWCHPKFEDRCQSVVEFIKRAIMHSKNGKFLYFLRSRVPGLPPTPVQLLYPVSRFSNVKSLQHLCRFRIRQLVRIDHIPDLPLPKPLISYIRKFYYYDPQEEVYLSLKEAQLISKQKQEAEPST
- the SOCS7 gene encoding suppressor of cytokine signaling 7 isoform X1 — encoded protein: MQGAELRDGEAAAAAASYRVLSRLLGYGEAAPEPGPPPPPPGHGPPPPPFLARPGPRGSRPPQLMVFRNVGRPPEEEDAEAAPEPGPSELLCPRHRCALDPKALPPGLALERTWGPAAGLEAQLAALGLGQPAGPGVKTVGAGCCPCPCPPQPPPPQPQPPAAAPQAGEDPTETSDALLVLEGLESEAESLETNSCSEEELSSPGRGGGGGGRLLLQPPGPELPPVPFPMQDLVPPGRFSRGEQQQPPPPPPPPGPLRPLAGPSRKGSLKIRLSRLFRTKSCNGGSGGGDGAGKRPSGELAASAASLTDMGGSSGRELDAGRKPRLTRTQSAFSPVSFSPLFTGETVSLVDVDISQRGLTSPHPPTPPPPPRRSLSLLDDISGTLPTSVLVAPMGSSLQSFPLPPPPPPHAPDAFPRIAPIRAAESLHSQPPQHLQCPLYRPDSSSFAASLRELEKCGWYWGPMNWEDAEMKLKGKPDGSFLVRDSSDPRYILSLSFRSQGITHHTRMEHYRGTFSLWCHPKFEDRCQSVVEFIKRAIMHSKNGKFLYFLRSRVPGLPPTPVQLLYPVSRFSNVKSLQHLCRFRIRQLVRIDHIPDLPLPKPLISYIRKFYYYDPQEEVYLSLKEAQLISKQKQEAEPST